The Chloroflexota bacterium sequence CGCCGAGGTCTATCAGCGCCGAGCCGAGATTGTTGACAGCGGTGGCGACGTTGGGATGGTTGGGACCGAGGGTGGCTTTGTCAATCGCGAGTGCGCGTTCAAATAATTGTTTGGCTTCCGCTAATTGGGCGCGGGTTCTCAAATAGAGTGCCGCTTGGTTGAACAAACGCCCGGTCGCCTCGGGGGTAGTGTTCAGCCTTGCGGCAAAATCGCTAGCCGCAAGCGCGTGTGTGAGCAAGCGGGCGCAATCTTGCCATGAATCTAGGTCTGTTGAAATGTCGCCGCCCGGAAACGCATCGTCCACGATTCGCACGGCGGTATCGGCAAACATTTTGCGTTCGTCGTCCGTCATCCGTTCGCGTACAATTGCTTGCACCAAACGGTGTACGGCAATTGTCATGTCCGTTTTCTCAACCAACGAATATTTTCGCAGTGCAATCAACGCGTTCGCCAACGCGTATTCGTCGTTCGGTAGGGGCGACGCATGCGTCGCCCCTACAAGAATATCCAATGGAATCTCGTCCGGCGCAAAGAACGCGCACAGGTTCATCAGCGTAAGGGCGGCGGGGGATTCCGCTGCAACCGCGTTGAACGAAATCGTCCACGTTGTCGCTACCGTGTCGGGGTAATCGTGCGGCTTGAATTTCGGATCGCGCAACAGTTCCGCGCGGTGCGTCTCGAAAATTCGCAAATAATCCGCAAACGTCGTCCCGCTCGCCTCGATGTACGCGGCGGCTTGGGTTAATGCCAGCGGCAAACAACCCAGCGCGTCCGCCAGTTTGCCCGCGTCACCCCCACCCCGACCCTCCCCCGTCTGCTTTGCAGACAGGGGAGAGAGACCAGAGCGCTTGATCAAAAACGCAATGGCGTCGTCACGTGGCAATGGTTTGACCGTGAGCGGCGCGGCAAGCGCGCGCCACGCCGAATGCCGCGACGTGATGAGCACGTGTCCGCCACCCGGCGGCAGAAAATCGCGCACGTCCTCCGGCGCGTTCGCGTTATCGAAAATCAACAACCAACGCTGCGTTTGCCGCAAATGTGCGCGCACCGCGTCCATCACGATTCGCTGGTCGCGCTCATCCTTTTCCGGCAAGTTCAAGGGCTGGGCGAGCGCGGCAAAATCCGCGGCGAGCGTCATCGTGGTTTCCGCGCGCAGCCACCACACCAGGTCGTACTCGGGCGCGTGGCGGTACGCGTACTCGATTGCCATTTGCGTTTTGCCGACGCCGCCCAAGCCGTGAATTGCTTGCGTCAGCGCGGCGGTCAGTGTGGCGGCGAGCGCGTTGTGCAGTTGCGCCAGTTCGGTCTCGCGCCCGGTGAAATTTGGATTGCGCGGTTTCACATTCCAAACGGCGGGAAGAACACCGGGGAATTTTGAGGGAACTGAGGGAATCGAAGGAAACTTGGGAGCACTGGCTGGTTTGGCACGTGTGTGTTTGATGCGCGCGAGCAAGGTTGCGCGCGCCGAGTTCTCGTCGAGGTTGACGAGATCAATGTAGACGATGGCGCGGAACAGACCATCGGGTTGAAAATCGCGGACGCGCACCGGGAGCAATTTGCCTTGTTCGCCGGTCGGGTCTTGCGCGAATGCCGCCGCCCATTCCGATTGCGTAAAGCGCGCGGCGAGATAGTTGGGCGAGAGGACGGCAATCGTGCGGGCGCACTCGGTCGCGGCGCGTTGCATTTCCAAAACGAAATTCGATCCCGCGACAAAATCCCACGCTTGAATCGTTGTTGTGTAGCCGACGTGTTCCAACTCCCACGCGATCCACTCTGCCCACGCGCGGTCAGCACTCGTGTAACTGATAAAGAAATCGGTCATCGCGTCTCCGGTCGCGCCAAGGTGACGAGCCAGTACGTTCGAGCAAGTGTATTATAGCGCGATTGCGCACGGAATTCAAAAGGTGTGTTTGGCGTGCGCGGACAACTGGGGTATAATTCGCCCGTCAAAAATGTTATCGCGGTCGGCGTCAGTCGCCGGCAGTCGCTCAAGAGGAACCGATGCCAAAAATTGAAATCTCTGACAAAGTGTATGAACAGATCGCCGCGTTCAAACCGGTGGTGGAATCTATTCTCGAAGTGCAACTCGACTTTGACCAATACATTGAAATGTTGCTAAAGCTCGCGCCGGATTTTGTGTTGAGCGATGTGCTCGGGCACGCGGATCCACCCGCGCTCATTCAAACGATTGAAGAACTGGCGCGCCGCAATCCCAAACCGGTGTACGCGTACCTCGCGGAGGAATTGCACCAGGATCGCCAAATTGTCGAATCGCAAAAGCGCGCCGAGGTTCGACGACGTTTGGGATTCAAAGAACCGGGAGAAGCGGCGTGAAGGCACTGACCGATTATCTGTGGATGCACACGCCGACATCACACGCGTTCGTCAACATCACACCGCAAGTTGAAGAACTCGTGCGCAAGAGTGGTGTGCAAGAGGGCATCGTTTTGGTCAACGCGATGCACATTACCGCGAGCGTGTTCATCAACGACGACGAACGCGGCTTGCAGCGCGATTTCGACCGCTGGCTCGAAACGCTTGCGCCGCACGAACCGATCGCACAGTACGATCACAACAATACCGGCGAGGACAACGCGGACGCGCACTTGAAACGACAGATCATGGGACGCGAAGTCGTCGTTGCGATCACAAGTGGCAAACTCGATTTCGGACCCTGGGAGCAAATTTTCTACGGCGAGTTTGACGGACGGCGGCGTAAGCGTGTGTTGGTGAAAATTATCGGCGAGTGAAAAAACCTTGCGAAGGTTCGCAACCTTCGCAAGGTTTTTTCAATCCTCTGCCGCTTTGCCCTCTTTCGTGCGCGGCTTGCGTCCACGTTTGGCTTTGGGCACTCCCCAGGTCTGCGACACGGGTACGATGAAGAGAATGCCCGTGTGCGATTGCATGAAATCTCCCACGATTTTTTGAGTTGCCTCGACTGCGCGATTCAGCACGGTATTGTCTTCGATCACCGCGAACAAGGTGCGATTGTGGTCCTCGTCGCTCGTAAAAATCGAACGAAGCGATGGCATCAACGGCATATCGTCGCGTTGGACGCGTTCGCGCAGGCGCGCGGTCCCGACACTATCGAACACCGTGATGCCCGGCACCCCGGCTTCTTCCCATGCCTCGACAACCATCGGAAACTTTTCTAGATCATCCAATACCAGAACGAGCAGGTTTGCCATTGCTTGCCTCCGTTTTTGCAAAGACCCCGCGTAGAAATACAGGTGTGACAAGTGTCGTCGCCAACACCATCACCACCATCGTCGAATACACTTGCTGACTAATCAAGTTCTCGTTCAAGCCGATTGCCGCGACGATCAAGCCGACTTCACCGCGCGAGATCATCCCGACTCCCACGCGCAAGGATTCGCGCGTGTTAAATCCAGCGATCCGCGCGCCGAATCCACTCCCGATCACTTTGCCAAGTATCGCGACGATGATGATCACCGCTGCGAAAAACAATCCCTCGATACCGAGCGTGCGCGCATTCGCCTTCAACCCGATGCTGATCAAAAAGATCGGCACGAAGAACGCGTACGTGAGTGTGTGCATGCCGCGTTCGATGGTGTGGCGCACCGATGTCCGCGCAAAGAACACTCCCGCGAGAAACGCGCCGGTGATCGCCGCAATTTCGCCCACGACTTCAGCCGACCACGCGAAGAGCAACGTTACAATCACAACCAACGCCATCACACCTTCACTGATCGGCAGTTCCTCAACCCAATGAGCGAGACGCGGGATCAACAGGATGCCCAAGAGAATCGCGATGCCCAAAAATGCGCCCATGCGTAGAACAACGAGAGCAATGTTACCAGCGCCTGCGTTTGTATCGCCAGTTAGCGCGAGAAAAATCGAAAGCACGAGAATCACCAACACGTCGTCAATCACCGCGGC is a genomic window containing:
- a CDS encoding cation:proton antiporter, with amino-acid sequence MSPTLQLLLLLSIIIAAAKMAGYFSARLGQPAVLGELLMGLVLGPTVLDLLHAPVFVNGHIGEMILELGELGVIFLMFIAGLEVDLDGMIQSGRVAVIAGVMGVLTPLVFGAIVAYPFGYAPMTSVFIGLVLTATSVSISAQTLLELGMLKTKEGLALLGAAVIDDVLVILVLSIFLALTGDTNAGAGNIALVVLRMGAFLGIAILLGILLIPRLAHWVEELPISEGVMALVVIVTLLFAWSAEVVGEIAAITGAFLAGVFFARTSVRHTIERGMHTLTYAFFVPIFLISIGLKANARTLGIEGLFFAAVIIIVAILGKVIGSGFGARIAGFNTRESLRVGVGMISRGEVGLIVAAIGLNENLISQQVYSTMVVMVLATTLVTPVFLRGVFAKTEASNGKPARSGIG
- a CDS encoding toll/interleukin-1 receptor domain-containing protein; translation: MTDFFISYTSADRAWAEWIAWELEHVGYTTTIQAWDFVAGSNFVLEMQRAATECARTIAVLSPNYLAARFTQSEWAAAFAQDPTGEQGKLLPVRVRDFQPDGLFRAIVYIDLVNLDENSARATLLARIKHTRAKPASAPKFPSIPSVPSKFPGVLPAVWNVKPRNPNFTGRETELAQLHNALAATLTAALTQAIHGLGGVGKTQMAIEYAYRHAPEYDLVWWLRAETTMTLAADFAALAQPLNLPEKDERDQRIVMDAVRAHLRQTQRWLLIFDNANAPEDVRDFLPPGGGHVLITSRHSAWRALAAPLTVKPLPRDDAIAFLIKRSGLSPLSAKQTGEGRGGGDAGKLADALGCLPLALTQAAAYIEASGTTFADYLRIFETHRAELLRDPKFKPHDYPDTVATTWTISFNAVAAESPAALTLMNLCAFFAPDEIPLDILVGATHASPLPNDEYALANALIALRKYSLVEKTDMTIAVHRLVQAIVRERMTDDERKMFADTAVRIVDDAFPGGDISTDLDSWQDCARLLTHALAASDFAARLNTTPEATGRLFNQAALYLRTRAQLAEAKQLFERALAIDKATLGPNHPNVATAVNNLGSALIDLGDLPAARQCFERALAIDVAVFGPNHPNVARDVNNLGMVLKDLGDLPAARQRFERALAIDEAIFGPNHPDIATVVNNLGGVNYDLGDLPAARQCLERALMIDEATFGPNHPNVAATVNNLGMVLKDLGDLPAARQYVERALAIDEAIFGPNHPNIAKRVDNLGMVLKDLGDLPAARQHFERALAIDEATFGPNHPNVATVVHNLGMVLKDLGDLPAARQHCERALAIWETSFGTNHPQVAIAVNNLGLVSQYLGDLPVARQCFERAYRICCNTFGEDHTSTIAARINLRGIIVFQKLPRPLRTVLRIVEHTLTGKFAQSINRYSQEAIRKKRTRLLERVNKPK
- a CDS encoding YjbQ family protein, coding for MHTPTSHAFVNITPQVEELVRKSGVQEGIVLVNAMHITASVFINDDERGLQRDFDRWLETLAPHEPIAQYDHNNTGEDNADAHLKRQIMGREVVVAITSGKLDFGPWEQIFYGEFDGRRRKRVLVKIIGE